The sequence GTAGCTGTTGGTTGCCCCATTTATCGCTAGAAGTAGCTAGAAGCCCTTTCATGACATAGtaacaccgttctaaagactgttgacatctagtggaagctttaggaagtgcacaatgaaccctaagtcactgcatagtcaaggcaatcacttaaaaaaactacaacctcagatttttcacatcctgcttgactttttctcaggtttttgcctgtcatatgagttctgttatactcagacaccattcaaatagttttagaaacttcagtgttttctatccaaatctactaataatatgcatattctagtttctaggccagagtagtaacctgttcaaattgggtacgtttttcatccggccgtgaaaatactgccccctagccccaacaggttttagtTTTATACTTATGCTAGCTTTCAGTCTCTCATGCAATGAGAAATTGTCCAAAGCAAGGAGGAGGAGCTGTGGACCGGGAGCAGAATGCAGTGAACAGCACAGCTAGGCTCAGCCgagcgggcacacacacacacacacacacacacacacacaaccatggaAGTTGCTGGGGCAGCAAAAGAAAGTAGCTACGTTTTTACCAATAAGTCACTGGAGGGCTTGGCAATGCTGTGTGAAGCCCTTTCTCTCTTCACCAGCATCTAACTGCACGCTCTAAGCAGGGACGATTCTGATTGGCCAGCATGCCATGCAGATAGTGAAAGTGCCTGCTTGTGATTGGTCAGCATCCGATATGCATGTAGGAAGTGGATATACGGAGTCTAGTGCATTGGAGGAGGTACCTTAGTCTAGTTTTTGTTGTGTTAATGAAGAAAATCTCAGCCTCTTGCAATATGGATATTGCACATTTGATCTGAATTCAATTAATCGTGcagcagtaacacacacacacacacactgagctgctgCTATGAAATTCAGTTGCTGAAACGTGGCTTTTATATACTCTTTGTTGTATGATGTTGGTTTCCAGGGCCTTTAGTTAAAATAACACTTGATCCTTTGGGGATTTGAGCGTCGCAATGAGGTAGAAGTACTAACAGAGTGAGAAGCAGTGTGCACCCCACAAGATTTCCCCTCCGTTAGGCTACAGGAGGAAAAGCAACCCATTGTAATGAATATTGAATGCAATATCTGCTTGTCTCGTATTAGAATGACTTCAATAATTGAATGCTCTGTGGTATAATAATGGTTTGAAAGCTCCGGTTTGTATGAATGAATGTTCTACTGCATGGTGGATGTTGAGGGCAAGGGAGAGAACCACAGTTTTAAAAGGGATGCTAACTGTTGACCATTAATCAACTGTCTCAAAACTCTAGGTTTGCTGATATGCTCTGAAGCAAGTGCCAAGGAGTTAGCTAAATAGAATTTAATATGCTTGGAGGCCATAGGTGAGACATTAAGTAGGTGAGATAATGTATCTCCTACAATTGAATGAATAGGATAAGACTACTTTCACAGTAAAGCTTTGCTTTATGGAGATTCATCATGTGGATTGATAGCACAGAATAGCGGAGTATCAGTTTCTGCTAGGCTTGTCACAATACCAACATTTTACAAACGATACATTACCAGGACAAGTATCACAATACCGAATAGTATCAAGATaccacagtgggggaaaaaaatcagtGGCCTAGCATCCAGTTCACCCCGTCCCCCGGAAGCTTGTTCACGTTTTCTAAACGTTCTCCAAAAACATATCATTGAATTCACACATCTACTCAATACAACACATtgaattccgctccagccattaccacgagtccatcctccccagttaaggtgccaccaacctcctatgATATacatgcataatgatctgcatatCATTGTGTCggtaaggggaaaacactgcatgaaaCCTGTTTCACTGTTTAGTTaacactctccctcccttcctcacacactctgtctccctctcaaacacacacactactctcgctctcccacaaacacactgTTCCCAACTTTTAAAACTTTAGGTACCAAACAGAATTAAAGAGCACCAGAAATAAATAGATTTTaagtagtgatgcaccgatatcacattttttggccgataccgatatcagatattttccttgccaaaaaaaaacacattttagcggccttttaagcattctagtacagttaaatagttaaaacacacacatggacacagcggtctaaggcactgcatctcggtgcaagaggcgtcactacagtccctggttcgaatccagacaCAATCAAAAcctaaggattaggcacaatagtggactttgcggttagccttcaaaataaaagtatgggaTAATTCtcctatttgtattcatttgtgtcactgtcaatgacacacttttattttgaaggcaaactgcaaattccactgttgtgcctaatccttattgtggctagcttcacaacctGGTCTGGTCGAgcgtcactagccagatgaagctagctggcttcttataacgttagctttgggcaacagggttaaaacctcttggggatAGAGGGTAACCTAATCCcactgacgggattgctagcatggcgggaaattcaaaacataaaaaatctaataatttcaatttctcaaacaatcaactattttacaccatttaaaagataaacatctccttaatcgaaccacattgtacgattttcagaggctttacggcgaaagcataaagttagattatgttaggagagtacatagccaaaaaagtacacatcaattttcaattcaaggacaggcgtcaccaaaagcagaaaaccagctaaaattatgcactaacctttgacaatcttcatcagatgacactcctaggacattatgttagacaatacatgcatttttgttctatcaagttcatatttatatccaaaaacagcattttacatcggcgcgtgtcgttgagaaaatgtctcccccaaaactgccagtgaatttacaaaaaatactcattataaaacgtggttaaagtattaaactgttattcaaagaataatGGTTGCAttctgaatgcaaccgcattgacagatttcaaaataactttactgggaaagcatactttgcaataatctgagtactctggtcagaaaaatacactatgCAATACAGGTAGCTgccatgttggaatcatctaaaatcataaataacattagcAATATTCCCTTActtttaataatcttcatcagaaggcacttccaggaatctcaggtccacaacaaatgttttttttttcccgatgaagttcataatttatgtccaaataactccatgctgttccgtgttgttagcgcgttcggtAGGCTACTCAATATGTAGGGCGCGGGAGGGAAAAGTCATTACAAAGTCCCCCAAAAAAactatttaagttcgttcaaacatgtcaaacgttgtttagcatcaatcttttgggccatttttaacgtgaaacatcagtaatatttcaaccggacctctcctgtgtcttgaaagacgttttgaaaAAGGTCTcacctcacatgaacgcgcatgtgcgcacaataatgaagtgacgacatcccagggacatcaacttcccttccttctcatccggtctctgttcatcatatacgcatcaaacaactttataaagatcgttgacatctagtggaagccataggaagtgcaaaatgaatcctttgtcactgtgttttattggcaatgacttgaaaatagtacagccacaaaatgttcatttcctgcttgtattttttctcaggtttttgcctgccatatgagttctgttatacttagaagacaccattcaaacagttttagaaacttcagagtgttttctatccaaatcaactaataatatgcatagtctattttctgggccggagtagtaacctgtttaaattgggtacgtttttcatccggcagtgaaaatactgccccctagccccaacaggtttaaatATCTCACTAGctgtttattttcatgaactgaacaacaagtggcaacctagctaatacttactcaagGATTccggtcattgttttcaggctggttgtattggtgctagctaggtaccaagctaaagctagctaccccagaagttgcggttgaacaaattatgctttattattaactcggtattgtaaacacatcgctcgtggccggtgtttgcagactttttcttttgtacagctttgacagtgctatgtattttttattttttgacacgcaaagacccaattggggttccatagtatgtatatcgtgaagctaatagcagtgacgctattactgtgtaactccggtagggcaacatctgaaaaatagcgcacttggtagtgtgtgtgtaccggtgctcgaccagtcggcgaaagccaacatcacccacaacagagaacggttgattatCAAGGGCAAttaattccattatcttggctttaatggatttcgcctttgagttgtctcgctgaaatgttgttactctttcaaatgactgctcgacttgttagctactcgatccacacagcagacattgtgggcaaggttaggaatgctgtgttgcacgtgtacatttacatttacgtaatttagcagacgctcttatccagagcgacttacaaattggaaggttctcccatcaccaaAGAGGAGCTCTGTCTTGAGCTCTGTCTTGGTatcctctctgaccaaggcccttctcccccgattgctcagtttggccgggcggccagcactaggaagagccttggtggttccaagagAATGATGGAgtcttccatttaataataatTGAGGCTACTGTGTTGGGgattttcaatgctgcagacatttttggtacccctccccagatctgtgccttcgacacaatcctgtctcggagatctatggacaattccttctacctcaaggcttggtctttgctctgacatgtactgtcaactgtgggaccttatacagacaggtgtgtgtctttccaaatcatgtccaatcaattgaattgaccacaggtggactccagttaagttgtagaaacatctcaaggttgacaaatggaaacagaatgcaattttgagtctcatagcaaagggtctgagtacttatgtgaataaggtatttcagtttttttatttgtaataaatttgctaaactttcaaaacccgtttttgctttgtcattatggggtattgtgtgtagattgaggattgttttaaatcaattttagaataaggctgtaacgtaacaaaatgtgggaaaagtaaaggggtctgaatactttcagaatgcactgcaaTACCGTGATCCCCACTCTCATGCTCCAAGTGCGTTCTCTGAGGACTTTCTCTTGAGTGTGGAGAAcgcataaaacattacatttgagaagcactcgcactccccctactgtatgaCCTTACGCTGCAActccagccaggacaatggcaacaatagaGATGAAACAAGATATAAACAAAGCAAACATTTTacttcataattatcagctagATATATGTGAATCATTGTAATCTAGCTAGATGAACAGGCAAAAATGACCTTAAATTAATGTTATGCAAGGTAGAATATATGTAAATTAtttgtgggtagctagctaacaattctttgtggctatctagctagctaacagtagtagttagccagttagctctaTTGACTTACTATGGGCTTGCCAccctttttctattgtattattgactgtatgtttgtttgttccatgtgtaactctgtgtcgctTTCTTAGCTAGGTCGCAGTTgtacatgagaacttgttctcaactggcctacctggttaaataaaggttatttttttattaatgcatcaagataaaatattgtagacagacaacatatgagatgtgaatagGCAACATTTTATTCTGAAGTTGGAGTGTATTTTCTCTTGCTTCAGCTCAAATAATGTCCGCCATTGGTTTCTTGAAAATGTGCATCCTTTTTTACATGGTTGTGTCATATTTCTTTGCATACTTTCCGTTGAAGCTTGCATCgatgcatgcttcaaaatatgtacaaacgGAGTCGAAGTGCCCGCCGTGCTCCGTTTTGCATGCTTTGATTTGGACTCCTTCTCCGGCCTTCCTGTGCTTCAATTTGAGTGCTCGGAGGACagtagtatgcattttgagaaacaaGACACCTCCGGTAATATGggtctttttttttctctcttttttaccATTTAGTCTAGAGATGATGTTTTCTTTGCTGTGACATTGCAAGCATGCCTGTCGGGAGGCAGTGCTCCATTTTCTCTCTGACACTGAGGCTGCATGACAGTGAACTTAGTCTACTCAGACTGGTTTGTGCTCTTGGTTATAACAGTCAATGAAATtattgaaattatacaatgtatCAACATTGCTCGCTTTGCACGCTGCTCCAATGTAACAAATGTACAAATCTAACAGAACTCATCGGGGTCTTGGTCTGCATCCCTGCTCGCCATCACTGTTAAATGGtgtataataaataaaaaaactgacaGGAATAGACCTGCGTGAAGAGCAgacggagagaagcaggtgagtgagggctggtagaggATGCAGTTGGCTGCTACACGTGATGTGCGCATGATAGTGAAGTGATATGATTGGACATGAGTATACCAGAGACTAGTGGCTGTTGCTTCAATTGAACAGAATTTCTAAACAAAACTGACTATTAAGATAGCCAGCAGGTTCTTTTAGATCGGTAGGGCGGAAGTCAGTAGTATGATATGAAACGGTACTACCCGTACTCTAAAATGTTGGCATCATGACGTTTTGGTACCGTGATATTACCGTGGTACcagtataccgtgcaacactagtTTCTGCCAGCATCACTATGTGGGCCCCGGGCCGGCCTTCTCTGCAGTATATCTGCTCTGTTTAGCAAAAATGCTGAGACTGCTAACCTGAGACATCATTTTGCAGACATCAAGCAATACATCTCATCTTGAAGTTGTTCAATTGAAATTAGATAAATAGTGTTCACTTTGATTTTATAAGAATTGAAAACACAGTAATTGGATGGATTTAGAACTGATTTTGCAAGTGCCTACTTGCATATTATTAGTTGACGTGTTTGATTAATGAGCCCTGTATGCTCTTTAGGATATGTTTTCTACAAATAGGCTAAGAGCAGTGTTGTAATAAAATTCTGAAGAAGAACTGCCTTCAAAAAGCAGCATGACCTCTAGATTAGAGCACGTTGCTAAATAAGTGATTGGGGAATCGATTAGTTAAATATCGCAATATTATGTTTGGGATGATATATATCGacttgtttgtaaaaaaaaaaaaatgtatatatttttggtgCTAGGTTGCGTTAGCTTGTTCTCAATGTTTTTTAAATGGTGAGCCAACAGTAcctatttccatgactgatcaaaacacattttctcatgctctctcttgtctctgcagcagacatatagtgagcaatatatTTGAgtcatcaaatcgcaataaaattgCCGTATCGAATCCCAATAAATATAGAATCGTGAGCATCGCAATACTTATCGTAtaggcacctaagtatcgtgaagTCCCTGGCCATTCCCAGCCCTACTAAATAATTGGAGTTGTAGAATGGGTTTTCCCATTTGGTTCACTTATATAAATTATTCTGTATGAAGTTATAATTTAGGCTTTTTATCAGCATGTTATTTTAAGTCCCCATTTTTAATTGTGAAGGAATGAACGGATGTAAAAAGGCTGCTGAAAGTTGTTTATTTTGATTAATGATAATTCCCTATTTGATTAATGATAATTCCCTAATAaataagtttggggtcactttttgaaagaaaataattttttgctcctttttaaaataacatcaaattgatcagaaatacagtgtagacatcgttaatgttgtaaatgactattgtagttggacaCGGTATACAACTacgcaagaggacaagtacattagtgtctagtttgagaaacagactccgcacaagtcctcaactggcagcttcattaaataataccctCAAAACtacagtctcaacatcaacagtgaagaggcgactccgggatgctggccttctaggcagagttgcaaagaaaaaaaaagaaaagattaagatgggcaaaagaacacagacactggacagaggaactctgcctagaaggccagcatcccagagtcgcctcttcactgttgacgtgatgttattttaatagacaaaaatgtgcttttctttcaaaaacaatgacatttctaaagtgaccccaaacttttgaatggtagtgtatgtctgGGGAAAAACATCAAGCAGTTACTTCCATATctcttttatttttctgttttttttgttttttctttaGTTGGAGAAATTGAGACGAGCGACTCCCTGGGTCTGGAGATCTCTGAAACCATGTCAGTCAGCGTCCACGAGAACCGCAAGTCCCGGACCAGCACGGGCTCCATGAACATCTCACTGTTCCATAAGCCTTCGCATCCAGACAGTGTGCTCACCCACCTCAACACCCTCCGAAAGCAGTGCATGTTCACTGATGTGACACTGTGGGCGGGGGACCGCTCCTTCCCCTGCCATCGGGCCGTACTTGCTGCATGCAGCCGCTACTTTGAGGCCATGTTCAGTGGAGGCTTGAGGGAGAGCCTGGACGACGAGGTGAACTTCAGAGACAGTGTGCATCCAGAGGTGCTGGAGCTGCTGCTTGACTTTGCCTACTCATCACGCGTCATCATCAATGAGGAGAACGCAGAGTCGTTACTCGAGGCGGGAGACATGCTGCAGTTCCACGACATCCGAGACGCTGCCGCAGAGTTCCTGGAGAAGAACCTGCACTCGTCCAACTGCCTGGGCATGATGCTGCTGTCCGACGCCCACCAGTGCAAACGGCTATATGAGCTCTCCTGGAGGATGTGCCTGGTGCACTTTGAGGCGGTGCGGGACACGGAGGACTTCTATGGCCTCAACAAAGACAAGCTGCTGGACCTGATCCTCAGTGACGAGCTGGAGATCGAGGATGAGCAGATCGTGTTCAATGCTGTGATGCGCTGGGTGCGATACGACCTGGATGGCCGCAGAGACTACCTCCCTGAGCTGCTGCGGGGCATCCGCCTGGCCCTGCTGCCCTCTGAGTGTCTGATCGAGGCAGTGGCCTGCGAGGAGCTGGTGATGTCAGACAAGAGGAGCCGGCAGATCGTGGAGGAGGCCATGCAGTGCAAGAAGAAAATTCTGCAGAACGATGGGGTGGTCACCAGCCCCTGTGCCCGACCCCGCAAGGCAGGCCACACGCTGCTCATCCTGGGAGGACAGACCTTCATGTGTGATAAGATCTACCAGGTGGACCACAAAGCCAAGGAGATCATCCCCAAGTCAGACCTGCCCAGCCCCAGGAAGGAGTTCAGTGCCTGTGCCATCGGCTGTAAGGTCTACGTGACTGGGGGGAGGGGTTCTGAGAACGGGGTGTCTAAGGATGTTTGGATCTATGACACGGTCCACGAGGAGTGGTCTAAAGGAGCACCCATGTTGATAGCACGTTTCGGCCATGGCTCTGCTGAACTGGAGAACTGCCTGTATGTGGTGGGCGGCCACACTGCCATAGCAGGCGTCTTCCCTGCCTCCCCCTCAGTCTCCCTCAAACAGGTGGAGCGGTATGACCCGCTTACCAACAAATGGACCATGATGGCACCACTTAGAGACGGTGTTAGCAATGCAGCTGTGGTCAGCGCCAAGCTGAAGCTGTTTGTCTTTGGTGGCacaaccatccacagagacaaggCCTCCAAGGTGCAGTGCTACGACCCTCTAGGTAACCGCTGGGCCATCGCAGCAGAGTGTCCGCAGCCGTGGAGATACACGGCCGCTGCTGTTCTAGGCAGTCAGATCTTCATCATGGGTGGAGACACTGAGTTCACCGCCGCCTCTGCCTACCGCTTTGACTGTGAGACCAACCAGTGGTCTCGTGTTGGGGACATGACTTCTAAAAGAATGAGCTGCCATGCTGTGGCCTCTGGAAACAAACTGTACGTTGTGGGGGGCTACTTTGGGACGCAGCGCTGCAAGACGCTAGACTGTTATGACCCCACGTCCGATAGCTGGAACAGTATAACCACAGTGCCTTACTCACTAATTCCTACTGCGTTCGT comes from Salmo trutta chromosome 7, fSalTru1.1, whole genome shotgun sequence and encodes:
- the enc2 gene encoding kelch-like protein 25 isoform X2, with the protein product MSVSVHENRKSRTSTGSMNISLFHKPSHPDSVLTHLNTLRKQCMFTDVTLWAGDRSFPCHRAVLAACSRYFEAMFSGGLRESLDDEVNFRDSVHPEVLELLLDFAYSSRVIINEENAESLLEAGDMLQFHDIRDAAAEFLEKNLHSSNCLGMMLLSDAHQCKRLYELSWRMCLVHFEAVRDTEDFYGLNKDKLLDLILSDELEIEDEQIVFNAVMRWVRYDLDGRRDYLPELLRGIRLALLPSECLIEAVACEELVMSDKRSRQIVEEAMQCKKKILQNDGVVTSPCARPRKAGHTLLILGGQTFMCDKIYQVDHKAKEIIPKSDLPSPRKEFSACAIGCKVYVTGGRGSENGVSKDVWIYDTVHEEWSKGAPMLIARFGHGSAELENCLYVVGGHTAIAGVFPASPSVSLKQVERYDPLTNKWTMMAPLRDGVSNAAVVSAKLKLFVFGGTTIHRDKASKVQCYDPLGNRWAIAAECPQPWRYTAAAVLGSQIFIMGGDTEFTAASAYRFDCETNQWSRVGDMTSKRMSCHAVASGNKLYVVGGYFGTQRCKTLDCYDPTSDSWNSITTVPYSLIPTAFVSTWKHLPA
- the enc2 gene encoding kelch-like protein 25 isoform X1, translated to MQTPPQILTVSACTWVSNFCRLGEIETSDSLGLEISETMSVSVHENRKSRTSTGSMNISLFHKPSHPDSVLTHLNTLRKQCMFTDVTLWAGDRSFPCHRAVLAACSRYFEAMFSGGLRESLDDEVNFRDSVHPEVLELLLDFAYSSRVIINEENAESLLEAGDMLQFHDIRDAAAEFLEKNLHSSNCLGMMLLSDAHQCKRLYELSWRMCLVHFEAVRDTEDFYGLNKDKLLDLILSDELEIEDEQIVFNAVMRWVRYDLDGRRDYLPELLRGIRLALLPSECLIEAVACEELVMSDKRSRQIVEEAMQCKKKILQNDGVVTSPCARPRKAGHTLLILGGQTFMCDKIYQVDHKAKEIIPKSDLPSPRKEFSACAIGCKVYVTGGRGSENGVSKDVWIYDTVHEEWSKGAPMLIARFGHGSAELENCLYVVGGHTAIAGVFPASPSVSLKQVERYDPLTNKWTMMAPLRDGVSNAAVVSAKLKLFVFGGTTIHRDKASKVQCYDPLGNRWAIAAECPQPWRYTAAAVLGSQIFIMGGDTEFTAASAYRFDCETNQWSRVGDMTSKRMSCHAVASGNKLYVVGGYFGTQRCKTLDCYDPTSDSWNSITTVPYSLIPTAFVSTWKHLPA